Proteins encoded together in one Citromicrobium bathyomarinum window:
- a CDS encoding succinate dehydrogenase assembly factor 2 yields the protein MTSPSFESRLARAKFRAWHRGTREADYMIGGYFDRYHAEWGEEDLVWFETLLDYDDVEIMAWALKTQPIPPEMQGERIAIMQKLDYVDIPR from the coding sequence ATGACCTCCCCCAGCTTCGAATCCCGCCTCGCCCGTGCCAAGTTCCGCGCCTGGCACCGTGGCACGCGTGAAGCCGATTACATGATCGGCGGCTATTTCGACCGCTATCACGCCGAATGGGGCGAGGAAGACCTCGTCTGGTTCGAAACCCTGCTCGATTACGACGATGTCGAGATCATGGCCTGGGCGCTCAAGACGCAGCCGATCCCGCCGGAAATGCAGGGCGAGCGGATCGCGATCATGCAGAAGCTCGATTACGTCGATATTCCCCGCTAG
- the mfd gene encoding transcription-repair coupling factor, which produces MPDLSRILSAKQPLTFANLARGSQPLVMADLARAAHKRAVFVAPDDSAMRAVADAARYFAPELSVIELPAWDCLPYDRASPALSISTQRLSALHRLQAEKGAPQLLVTTANAVVQRMLTPFRIREAVRELKPGVHIGHESLTQLLQKQGYSRTDTVIDAGEFAVRGSIFDIFPSGLEQGLRLDFFGDELESLRLFDPNTQRTTGTLDSFLLLPASEVLLEDATIKRFRAGYRERFGANATQDPLYEAVSEGRRQAGMEHWLPLFEEKLATLFDHLGTSDPVVIDVGALAAFEERLGDIAEYRRTRTETAGQKAGSYRPLDPQALYLTEDEIGTTLETRPVHRATGFDEPESDSVIDFGFRSARDFAPERARGDNVYEAAAEHFKKLAKAGKRPLLAAYSKGSRQRIASILGEAGTELALAESWQEALGKSAKGKPTAMILPLDSGFASEDIELVTEQDLLGDRLVRRRKKRRDSDAFLSELQALSRGDLVVHTEHGIGKYLGLEPVTVGKSKHDCVMLQYKGGDKLYIPVENLEVLSRYGSSEDAVMLDRLGGEAWQKRRAQLRERIREIASELMRTAAQRALKKAPVLEADHASYNQFVDRFPWEETEDQERAIADVLGDLESGKPMDRLVCGDVGFGKTEVALRAAFVAAMGGQQVAVVAPTTLLARQHFQHFSERFAGFPLKVGRLSRLVSAKESSETRDALADGTMDIVVGTHAILSKSTKFKDLGLVIVDEEQRFGVTHKEKLKQLRADVHMLTLTATPIPRTLQMAMTGLRELSTIQTPPVDRLAVRTYVIEWDDMVIREALLREHHRGGQSFIVVPRISDMDPLLDWLHEHVPEVKVVPAHGQMSASEVEDRMSAFYEKKYDVLLSTTIVESGLDISSANTIIIHRADRFGLAQLYQLRGRVGRAKLRAYAYLTTPADEALSEVAEKRLKVLSDLDSLGAGFQLASHDLDIRGAGNLLGDEQSGHIREVGFELYQSMLEDAILAAKAGEMGLEKPAEDFSPQITVDAPIMIPEDYVPDLAVRMALYRRLNQASDKAEIEGLAAEMIDRFGELPSATQNLVRLIEIKHQAIEANIAKIDVGARGTLVTFHKDDFPDPVGLLAYVDKRAEAVKLRPDMKLVVNRAWGDPQSRLNGLFQLTKGLSAIAKRAAKKEKAPA; this is translated from the coding sequence ATGCCCGACCTTTCCCGCATCCTCTCCGCCAAACAACCGCTCACCTTCGCCAATCTTGCGCGGGGGAGCCAGCCGCTGGTGATGGCCGATCTCGCCCGCGCGGCGCACAAGCGCGCGGTGTTCGTCGCGCCGGACGACAGCGCGATGCGCGCGGTCGCGGATGCCGCGCGCTATTTCGCGCCCGAGCTTAGCGTGATCGAGTTGCCCGCTTGGGACTGCCTGCCCTACGACCGGGCATCTCCTGCGCTGTCGATCAGCACCCAGCGCCTTTCCGCGCTGCATCGTTTGCAGGCGGAAAAAGGCGCGCCGCAGCTGCTGGTGACCACCGCCAACGCCGTGGTCCAGCGCATGCTCACCCCGTTCCGCATCCGCGAGGCGGTGCGCGAGCTGAAGCCGGGCGTGCATATCGGGCACGAGAGCCTGACCCAGCTGCTGCAGAAGCAGGGTTATAGCCGCACGGACACCGTGATCGACGCGGGCGAATTCGCGGTGCGCGGGTCGATCTTCGACATCTTCCCCTCCGGCCTCGAACAGGGCCTGCGGCTCGATTTCTTCGGTGACGAGCTGGAAAGCCTGCGCCTGTTCGACCCGAACACGCAGCGCACCACAGGCACGCTCGACAGCTTCCTCCTGCTGCCCGCGTCCGAAGTTTTGCTCGAAGACGCGACGATCAAGCGTTTCCGCGCGGGCTATCGCGAGCGGTTCGGCGCGAACGCCACGCAGGACCCGCTTTACGAAGCGGTCAGCGAAGGGCGGCGGCAGGCCGGGATGGAGCACTGGCTGCCTCTGTTCGAGGAGAAGCTGGCGACCCTGTTCGACCATCTGGGCACCAGCGATCCGGTAGTGATCGATGTCGGCGCTCTGGCCGCGTTCGAGGAGCGGCTGGGCGACATCGCCGAATACCGCCGCACCCGCACCGAAACCGCGGGCCAGAAGGCGGGCAGCTATCGCCCGCTCGACCCGCAGGCGCTCTATCTCACCGAGGACGAGATCGGCACCACTCTCGAAACACGCCCGGTCCACCGCGCGACCGGGTTCGACGAGCCCGAGAGCGACAGCGTGATCGACTTCGGCTTCCGCTCTGCCCGCGACTTCGCGCCCGAGCGTGCGCGCGGCGACAATGTGTACGAGGCAGCGGCCGAGCACTTCAAGAAGCTCGCCAAGGCGGGCAAGCGCCCGCTGCTCGCCGCCTATTCGAAGGGTAGCCGCCAACGCATCGCCTCGATCCTGGGCGAAGCGGGCACCGAACTCGCGCTGGCCGAAAGCTGGCAGGAAGCGCTGGGCAAGTCCGCCAAAGGCAAGCCCACGGCGATGATCCTCCCGCTCGACAGCGGCTTCGCGAGCGAGGATATCGAGCTGGTGACCGAGCAGGATCTGCTCGGCGACAGGCTGGTCCGCCGCCGCAAGAAGCGGCGCGATTCGGATGCCTTCCTCAGCGAGCTACAGGCGCTGTCGCGCGGCGACCTGGTGGTTCACACCGAACACGGCATCGGCAAATATCTCGGCCTCGAACCGGTCACCGTGGGCAAGTCCAAGCACGACTGCGTGATGTTGCAGTACAAGGGCGGCGACAAGCTCTACATCCCGGTCGAAAACCTCGAAGTCCTCTCCCGCTACGGCAGCAGCGAGGATGCGGTGATGCTCGACCGGCTGGGCGGCGAGGCATGGCAGAAACGCCGCGCCCAGCTGCGCGAACGCATCCGCGAGATCGCCAGCGAACTGATGCGCACCGCCGCGCAGCGCGCGCTGAAGAAGGCGCCCGTGCTGGAGGCCGATCATGCCAGCTACAACCAGTTCGTCGACCGCTTCCCCTGGGAAGAGACCGAGGATCAGGAGCGCGCGATCGCCGACGTGCTGGGCGATCTGGAAAGCGGCAAGCCGATGGACCGCCTCGTCTGCGGCGATGTCGGCTTCGGCAAGACCGAGGTCGCGCTGCGCGCCGCCTTCGTCGCGGCGATGGGCGGCCAGCAGGTCGCAGTCGTCGCGCCGACCACGCTGCTCGCGCGCCAGCATTTCCAGCATTTCAGCGAACGCTTCGCCGGTTTCCCGCTCAAGGTCGGGCGGCTCAGCCGGCTCGTTTCGGCCAAGGAAAGCAGCGAGACGCGCGATGCGCTGGCCGACGGCACGATGGACATCGTGGTCGGCACCCACGCGATCCTCTCCAAGTCGACCAAGTTCAAGGATCTGGGGCTCGTGATCGTCGACGAGGAACAGCGTTTCGGCGTGACCCACAAGGAAAAGCTGAAGCAGCTGCGCGCGGACGTGCACATGCTCACGCTGACCGCCACGCCCATTCCGCGCACGCTGCAGATGGCGATGACCGGCCTGCGCGAGCTTTCCACCATCCAGACCCCGCCGGTGGACCGCCTTGCGGTGCGGACTTACGTTATCGAGTGGGACGATATGGTGATCCGCGAGGCGCTGCTGCGCGAACATCATCGCGGCGGCCAGAGCTTCATCGTGGTGCCGCGCATCTCCGACATGGACCCGCTGCTCGACTGGCTGCACGAGCATGTGCCCGAAGTGAAGGTGGTGCCCGCACATGGCCAGATGAGCGCGTCGGAGGTCGAGGACCGAATGAGCGCGTTTTACGAAAAGAAATACGACGTACTGCTGTCGACCACGATCGTCGAAAGCGGGCTCGATATTTCGAGCGCCAACACGATCATCATCCACCGCGCCGACCGCTTCGGCCTCGCCCAGCTATACCAGCTGCGCGGGCGCGTGGGCCGCGCGAAGCTGCGCGCCTATGCCTACCTGACCACGCCTGCGGACGAGGCTCTGTCGGAGGTCGCAGAGAAGCGGCTGAAGGTGCTGAGCGATCTCGATTCGCTGGGCGCGGGCTTCCAGCTCGCCAGCCACGATCTCGACATTCGCGGCGCGGGCAATCTGCTGGGCGACGAACAGTCGGGCCACATCCGCGAGGTCGGGTTCGAACTCTACCAGTCGATGCTGGAGGACGCGATCCTCGCCGCGAAGGCGGGCGAGATGGGGCTCGAGAAGCCCGCTGAGGACTTCAGCCCGCAGATCACGGTCGATGCGCCGATCATGATCCCCGAGGATTACGTGCCCGACCTCGCCGTGCGCATGGCGCTCTATCGCCGCCTCAACCAGGCGAGCGACAAGGCCGAGATCGAAGGGCTGGCCGCCGAGATGATCGACCGCTTCGGCGAACTACCCTCCGCGACGCAGAACCTCGTCCGCCTGATCGAGATCAAGCATCAGGCGATCGAGGCGAATATCGCCAAGATCGACGTCGGCGCGCGCGGCACGCTGGTCACCTTCCACAAGGACGATTTCCCCGATCCGGTCGGCCTGCTCGCCTATGTCGACAAGCGGGCCGAGGCGGTGAAGCTGCGGCCGGACATGAAGCTGGTCGTCAACCGCGCCTGGGGCGATCCGCAAAGCCGCCTCAACGGTCTGTTCCAGCTGACCAAGGGCCTCAGCGCGATCGCCAAACGCGCGGCGAAGAAGGAGAAAGCGCCAGCCTAG